A portion of the Laribacter hongkongensis DSM 14985 genome contains these proteins:
- the thiE gene encoding thiamine phosphate synthase, producing the protein MKMIDYSVYLVLDPDLCGGLDGMLRVTEAAMAGGAGVVQLRAPQWKKRQWLDAARALQPLCRQDGAVFVVNDQVDVALAVGADGVHVGQQDLPVAVVRELMGPQALIGLSVNHAGQLAAVPPEADYLGLGPVFATSTKKDAAPVLGLAQLAGLAAATSLPTVGIGGIAPANAGAVFAAGVDGVAVVSAICTAADPAAVTRELYALKGHTA; encoded by the coding sequence ATGAAGATGATTGATTACTCGGTTTACCTCGTCCTTGACCCCGACCTGTGCGGCGGGCTGGACGGCATGTTGCGTGTCACCGAAGCGGCCATGGCCGGCGGTGCCGGCGTGGTGCAACTGCGCGCTCCGCAGTGGAAAAAACGCCAGTGGCTGGATGCCGCCCGCGCCTTGCAGCCCTTGTGCCGGCAGGACGGTGCGGTGTTTGTGGTGAATGATCAGGTCGACGTGGCGCTGGCCGTGGGCGCGGATGGCGTGCATGTCGGCCAGCAGGACCTGCCGGTGGCGGTGGTGCGTGAGCTGATGGGGCCGCAGGCGCTGATCGGCCTGTCGGTCAACCATGCCGGCCAGCTGGCCGCCGTGCCGCCCGAGGCGGATTACCTCGGCCTTGGCCCGGTGTTTGCCACCAGCACCAAAAAAGATGCCGCCCCCGTGCTGGGGCTGGCGCAACTGGCCGGGCTGGCTGCGGCCACTTCGCTGCCCACGGTCGGCATCGGCGGCATTGCCCCGGCCAACGCCGGGGCAGTGTTTGCGGCCGGCGTCGATGGCGTGGCCGTCGTATCGGCCATTTGCACGGCGGCTGATCCGGCCGCCGTCACCCGCGAGCTTTACGCCCTGAAAGGACACACTGCTTGA
- a CDS encoding DMT family transporter, whose amino-acid sequence MLAYVALTVAMLLWASSYIALKYVFAIFDPYVVLAARMAICTLCLAPFVWSAWRRIDRQRGDWRWLVFMALCEPCLYFLFESESLLRTSASQAGVLTAMLPVFVAVGARIFLAEHITRSLALGSCVSIAGIAWLTLASEASADAPDPMLGNLLLIVALVCATGYMLVAKRLTRRYPASALTLMQSGMGTLWFGSLMLLPDVQLPTELPLLPSLVVLYLGAGITLGAYGLYTWGVSRIPVSQAGMFLNLIPVFTLMLAWALLGEHLNPPQWAACGLILAGVLWGQRPDAPRVQQTAGCSA is encoded by the coding sequence ATGCTGGCCTACGTTGCGCTGACCGTCGCCATGCTGCTGTGGGCGAGTTCGTACATTGCCCTCAAGTACGTGTTTGCCATCTTCGATCCCTACGTGGTGCTGGCGGCGCGCATGGCCATCTGTACCCTGTGCCTGGCACCGTTTGTCTGGTCAGCCTGGCGCCGCATCGACCGCCAGCGCGGAGACTGGCGCTGGCTGGTATTCATGGCACTGTGCGAGCCCTGTCTGTATTTCCTGTTCGAATCCGAATCCCTGCTGCGTACCTCGGCCAGCCAGGCCGGCGTACTGACTGCCATGCTGCCGGTCTTTGTGGCTGTCGGTGCCCGCATCTTCCTCGCCGAGCACATCACCCGTTCGCTGGCACTGGGCAGCTGCGTGTCGATTGCCGGCATCGCCTGGCTGACGCTGGCCAGCGAGGCCAGTGCTGATGCGCCAGACCCCATGCTCGGCAACCTGCTGCTGATCGTGGCACTGGTCTGCGCCACGGGCTACATGCTGGTCGCCAAGCGGCTGACGCGCCGCTATCCGGCCAGCGCCCTGACCCTGATGCAAAGCGGCATGGGCACCCTGTGGTTCGGCAGCCTGATGCTGCTGCCGGACGTGCAGCTGCCGACCGAACTGCCGTTGCTGCCGTCGCTGGTCGTGCTGTATCTGGGGGCCGGCATCACGCTGGGCGCCTACGGGCTTTACACCTGGGGTGTATCGCGCATCCCGGTATCGCAGGCCGGCATGTTCCTGAACCTGATCCCCGTCTTTACCCTGATGCTGGCCTGGGCGCTGCTGGGCGAGCATCTCAATCCGCCGCAATGGGCGGCGTGCGGGCTGATTCTGGCCGGCGTGCTGTGGGGGCAGCGGCCGGATGCGCCACGTGTGCAACAGACGGCCGGTTGCAGCGCATAA
- the thiD gene encoding bifunctional hydroxymethylpyrimidine kinase/phosphomethylpyrimidine kinase — protein MIPHALTIAGSDSGGGAGIQADLKTFSALGAYGMSVITALTAQNTRGVNAVAAVEPAFVAAQLDAVFEDIRVDAVKCGMLANAGIIRAVAAGFARWQPAHVVLDTVMIAKGGHPLLEPEAVTALRDELLPRASLITPNLPEAAALLGLPVASTEDAMLDQADRLLALGAPAVLMKGGHLTDTADSPDWLVTPALRQRFVAPRVATRHTHGTGCTLSAALAALRPQRAGWVETVGEAKAWLSAALNAADRLEVGHGIGPVHHFHAWW, from the coding sequence TTGATTCCCCACGCCTTGACCATTGCCGGTTCCGACTCTGGCGGCGGGGCCGGCATCCAGGCCGACCTCAAGACCTTTTCCGCGCTCGGTGCCTACGGCATGAGCGTGATTACTGCGCTGACCGCGCAGAACACCCGGGGCGTCAACGCCGTGGCTGCCGTCGAGCCGGCCTTTGTCGCCGCCCAGCTGGATGCGGTGTTCGAGGATATCCGCGTCGATGCGGTCAAGTGCGGCATGCTGGCCAACGCCGGCATCATCCGGGCGGTTGCTGCCGGGTTTGCCCGCTGGCAGCCCGCCCATGTCGTGCTCGACACGGTGATGATCGCCAAGGGCGGCCACCCGCTGCTCGAGCCGGAAGCGGTGACGGCCCTGCGTGACGAACTCCTGCCGCGCGCCAGCCTGATTACCCCCAATCTGCCCGAAGCCGCCGCCCTGCTGGGCCTGCCGGTGGCGAGCACTGAAGATGCCATGCTCGATCAGGCCGACCGGCTGCTGGCGCTCGGTGCCCCGGCCGTGCTGATGAAGGGCGGGCATCTTACCGATACCGCTGACAGCCCGGACTGGCTGGTCACGCCCGCCCTGCGCCAGCGCTTTGTTGCGCCGCGTGTCGCCACCCGCCACACCCATGGCACCGGTTGCACCCTGTCGGCGGCGCTGGCCGCCCTGCGTCCGCAGCGTGCCGGCTGGGTCGAGACCGTGGGCGAAGCCAAGGCCTGGCTATCGGCCGCGCTGAATGCTGCCGACCGGCTTGAGGTCGGTCACGGCATCGGCCCGGTGCATCATTTTCACGCGTGGTGGTAA
- the thiM gene encoding hydroxyethylthiazole kinase, protein MSDLLPLPPAAIRLPDLVRQHPPLVHCLTNQVVSQFTANVLLAAGAAPAMVIAREEAGDFARMASAVLVNVGTLTPVQADAMRVAVAAALEAGTPWTLDPVAVGALAFRTQFCRELLSQRPTAIRGNPAEILALAGEASRGRGVDSLDDSTMALAAARRLADATGAVVAVTGATDFITDGERVIALAGGHPLLQQVTGTGCSLSALVAAMTAMTDDPLSGAAVACALMKLAGERAADKAAGPGSFAVHLLDEIAALTPADLAQRWPA, encoded by the coding sequence ATGTCGGACCTGCTTCCCCTTCCGCCCGCCGCCATCCGGCTGCCTGATCTCGTGCGCCAGCATCCGCCGCTGGTGCACTGCCTGACCAACCAGGTCGTTTCCCAGTTCACTGCCAATGTCCTGCTGGCCGCCGGCGCTGCTCCGGCCATGGTCATTGCCCGCGAAGAAGCCGGCGACTTTGCCCGCATGGCCTCGGCCGTGCTGGTGAATGTCGGCACCCTGACCCCCGTTCAGGCCGACGCCATGCGCGTGGCGGTGGCCGCCGCACTGGAAGCCGGCACCCCGTGGACACTCGATCCGGTTGCGGTGGGCGCACTGGCGTTCCGCACCCAGTTCTGCCGCGAATTGCTGTCCCAGCGTCCGACCGCCATCCGTGGCAATCCGGCCGAAATCCTCGCGCTGGCCGGTGAAGCCAGCCGTGGGCGCGGGGTCGACAGCCTCGACGATTCCACCATGGCGCTGGCCGCCGCGCGCCGGCTGGCAGACGCCACTGGTGCCGTGGTTGCCGTTACCGGCGCAACCGATTTCATTACCGATGGCGAACGGGTGATAGCCCTCGCTGGCGGCCACCCGCTGCTTCAACAAGTCACCGGCACCGGCTGCTCGCTGTCGGCGCTGGTCGCCGCCATGACCGCGATGACCGACGACCCGCTCAGCGGTGCGGCGGTGGCGTGTGCGCTGATGAAACTTGCCGGCGAGCGCGCTGCCGACAAGGCGGCCGGCCCCGGCAGCTTTGCCGTGCACCTGCTGGATGAAATCGCCGCACTCACGCCGGCTGACCTGGCGCAGCGGTGGCCGGCATGA